The proteins below come from a single Papaver somniferum cultivar HN1 chromosome 11, ASM357369v1, whole genome shotgun sequence genomic window:
- the LOC113322162 gene encoding ethanolamine-phosphate cytidylyltransferase-like: MGFELGHPENLQNPRFIATCLVGGIVIGVSVLGFYFGYPLPSMGIIRRKKKRPVRVYMDGCFDMMHYGHCNALRQARALGDELVVGVVSDAEIIANKGPPVTPLHERMIMVSAVKWVDEVIPDAPYAITEEFMKRLFTEYNIDYIIHGDDPCLLPDGTDAYALAKKAGRYKQIKRTEGVSSTDIVGRMLLCVRERSVSDTHNRSSLQRQFSHGKSQKFEDGVSGITRVSEFLPTSRRIVQFSNGKGPGPDARIVYIDGAFDLFHAGHVEILRIARGLGDFLLVGIHTDQTVSEHRGAHRPIMNLHERSLSVLACRYVDEVIIGAPWEISKDMITTFNISLVVHGTIAENKDIEKGTSNPYVIPTSMGVYQLLESPWEITTSTIIKRIVSNHEAYQIRNEKKAASEKRYYEGKTHVTGDRL; this comes from the exons ATGGGTTTTGAATTGGGACATCCAGAAAATTTACAGAATCCGAGATTTATTGCGACATGTTTAGTAGGTGGGATTGTTATTGGGGTATCTGTGTTAGGGTTCTATTTTGGCTATCCATTACCTTCAATGGGTATTATTAGGAGGAAGAAAAAGAGACCTGTGAGAGTTTATATGGATGGTTGTTTTGATATGATGCATTATGGTCATTGTAATGCTTTACGCCAAGCTCGTGCCCTAGGTGATGAATTGGTTGTTGGTGTTGTTAGTGATGCTGAAATTATTGCTAATAAAGGTCCTCCTGTTACTCCCCTTCATGAGAG GATGATCATGGTTAGTGCTGTCAAATGGGTGGATGAAGTCATTCCTGATGCCCCTTATGCAATTACTGAAGAATTTATGAAAAGACTATTTACTGAGTATAACATAGACTACATCATTCATGGAGATGATCCTTGCCTTCTTCCCGATGGAACTGATGCTTATGCGCTTGCTAAGAAGGCAGGTCGTTATAAGCAGATCAAGCGCACTGAAGGAGTGTCAAGCACGGACATTGTTG GTCGTATGCTTCTTTGTGTTAGAGAGAGATCTGTTAGTGATACTCATAACCGTTCGTCCCTACAAAGGCAATTCAGCCACGGGAAAAGTCAAAAGTTTGAAGATGGTGTATCTGGCATCACCCGAGTTTCCGAATTCTTACCAACATCTCGCAGGATTGTGCAATTCTCGAATGGAAAG GGGCCAGGTCCAGATGCTCGTATAGTTTATATAGATGGTGCATTTGATCTTTTCCATGCTGGGCATGTAGAG ATACTAAGGATTGCTCGTGGgcttggagattttctacttgtCGGAATTCACACCGATCAAACAGTCAG TGAGCATAGAGGAGCACATCGTCCGATAATGAATCTTCATGAGAGAAGCCTGAGTGTTTTGGCTTGCAGATACGTAGATGAGGTGATTATTGGCGCTCCATGGGAAATATCAAAAGATATG ATTACAACCTTTAACATCTCATTAGTTGTCCACGGCACAATTGCGGAGAATAAGGATATTGAGAAG GGGACTAGCAATCCATATGTTATTCCGACAAGTATGGGTGTCTATCAGTTACTTGAAAGCCCTTGGGAAATCACAACTAGCACAATAATTAAAAGGATCGTGTCAAATCATGAGGCATATCAG ATACGTAATGAGAAGAAGGCAGCGAGTGAGAAGAGGTACTATGAAGGTAAGACACATGTGACTGGTGACCGACTTTAA